A genomic segment from Mycobacteriales bacterium encodes:
- a CDS encoding benzoate-CoA ligase family protein encodes MFNASEYLLDRRIAAGDGARLALTGVAGDVTYGELHERVRRTAAGLRAIGLQPEQRVLMFMADSPEFFVVYLAAMRMGAVPVPVSTMSHVDGLVELLRDSRARLLATSAEFAELAGAAAAQAPELVGILAAAPVPSELPVHRLDSLSGDDDSIYPTGPDSPAFWLYTSGTTGMPKAAMHRHGSIQVVCETYGSQVLGITREDRCLSAAKAFFAYGLGNTVLFPLSVGAAAVLEPAPSRPDVITDRTQKYGATLFFAGPTFFANMLRAELPADGLTGVRTAVSAGEALPAALQERWSAYFGVDILDGIGMTEMLHIFLSNRPGRIRPGTTGEAVPGYELRILDQDGRPVETGVPGTLFVRGDSTATGYWSRYGASRQVFQGEWLRTGDTYVQDAAGFYSCLGRTGDMLKASGIWVSPAEVETRLLAHAAVGQAIVVAAPDVDGLEKPVAYVVLRPGSAATEAELVAFCREGLPSFKRPRRVVFVDAYPTTATGKIRRVDLRAMAATVLVEPLPKAEAAGAADVSGGS; translated from the coding sequence ATGTTCAACGCCAGCGAGTATCTCCTCGACCGGCGGATCGCCGCCGGTGACGGTGCCCGGCTCGCGCTGACCGGCGTCGCCGGCGACGTGACGTACGGGGAGCTGCACGAGCGCGTCCGCCGGACCGCGGCCGGGCTGCGGGCGATCGGCCTGCAGCCGGAGCAGCGGGTGCTGATGTTCATGGCCGACTCGCCGGAGTTCTTCGTGGTCTACCTGGCCGCGATGCGGATGGGCGCGGTGCCGGTGCCGGTCTCGACCATGTCGCATGTGGACGGTCTGGTCGAGCTGCTGCGGGACTCGCGGGCGCGGTTGCTGGCGACCTCGGCCGAGTTCGCCGAGCTGGCCGGGGCCGCGGCCGCGCAGGCGCCCGAGCTGGTCGGCATCCTCGCCGCCGCGCCGGTCCCGTCCGAGCTGCCCGTGCACCGGCTGGATTCGCTCTCCGGCGACGACGACTCGATCTACCCGACGGGCCCGGACTCGCCGGCGTTCTGGCTCTACACGTCCGGCACCACCGGCATGCCGAAGGCGGCCATGCACCGGCACGGCTCGATCCAGGTCGTCTGCGAGACGTACGGGTCGCAGGTCCTCGGGATCACCCGCGAGGACCGCTGCCTGTCCGCGGCCAAGGCCTTCTTCGCCTACGGCCTCGGCAACACCGTGCTGTTCCCGCTCTCGGTCGGCGCCGCCGCGGTGCTGGAGCCGGCGCCGTCCCGGCCCGACGTCATCACCGACCGGACCCAGAAGTACGGCGCGACGCTGTTCTTCGCCGGGCCGACGTTCTTCGCCAACATGCTGCGGGCCGAGCTGCCGGCGGATGGGCTGACCGGCGTCCGGACCGCGGTGAGCGCGGGCGAGGCGCTGCCGGCCGCGCTGCAGGAGCGCTGGAGCGCGTACTTCGGGGTCGACATCCTCGACGGCATCGGCATGACCGAGATGCTGCACATCTTCCTGTCCAACCGGCCCGGGCGGATCCGGCCGGGCACGACCGGCGAGGCCGTGCCGGGGTACGAGCTGCGGATCCTCGACCAGGACGGCCGGCCGGTCGAGACCGGGGTGCCGGGGACGCTGTTCGTCCGCGGCGACTCCACCGCCACCGGCTACTGGTCCCGGTACGGCGCCTCCCGCCAGGTCTTCCAGGGCGAGTGGCTGCGCACCGGGGACACGTACGTCCAGGACGCGGCGGGCTTCTACAGCTGCCTCGGCCGGACCGGGGACATGCTCAAGGCCAGCGGGATCTGGGTCTCGCCGGCCGAGGTCGAGACCCGGCTGCTGGCGCACGCGGCCGTGGGGCAGGCGATCGTGGTCGCCGCCCCGGACGTCGACGGGCTGGAGAAGCCGGTGGCGTACGTGGTCCTGCGGCCGGGGTCGGCGGCGACCGAGGCCGAGCTGGTCGCGTTCTGCCGGGAGGGACTGCCGTCGTTCAAGCGGCCGCGCAGGGTCGTGTTCGTCGACGCGTACCCGACCACGGCGACCGGCAAGATCCGCCGGGTCGACCTGCGGGCGATGGCCGCGACCGTGCTCGTCGAGCCGCTGCCGAAGGCCGAGGCCGCCGGCGCCGCGGACGTGTCCGGAGGGAGCTGA
- the boxB gene encoding benzoyl-CoA 2,3-epoxidase subunit BoxB, producing MSGPADYTEKIPNNVDLRDDRRLQRALESWQPNFLNWWESMGPTLPTEDVYLRTAMHVGRDGWAHFGHVPMRDYRWGIFLAERDRDRQVGFGQHKGDPAWQKVPGEYRSELQRLIVIQGDTEPASVEQQRNLGATAPSLYDLRNLFQVNVEEGRHLWAMVYLLHAYFGREGREEAEELLHRNSGSEDAPRILGAFNEETPDWLSFFMFTYFTDRDGKYQLGTLKESAFDPLSRTCEFMLKEEAHHMMVGTTGVDRIVERTAQVMVEQDTEDVGGAGVIPLDVIQKYLNFHYSVSLDLFGGDTSTNVANYYTAGLKGRWMEDRRKDDHKLGDDAMTVDALVEGAIGQTEVSALVGLNTDLRREYIADCQGGVKRWNRILEQAGLKQRLALPDVAFNRKVGAFAGIEATPDGRILSADEWAREQGRFLPTEVDKTHVRSLMHPVYERGRIASWIAPPRNGINGQPFDYDYVHLV from the coding sequence ATGAGCGGTCCCGCCGACTACACCGAGAAGATCCCGAACAACGTCGACCTGCGCGACGACCGGCGGCTGCAGCGGGCGCTGGAGTCCTGGCAGCCGAACTTCCTGAACTGGTGGGAGTCGATGGGCCCGACGCTGCCCACCGAGGACGTCTACCTCCGTACGGCGATGCACGTCGGGCGCGACGGCTGGGCCCACTTCGGGCACGTGCCGATGCGGGACTACCGCTGGGGCATCTTCCTGGCCGAGCGGGACCGGGACCGGCAGGTCGGCTTCGGCCAGCACAAGGGCGACCCGGCCTGGCAGAAGGTGCCGGGGGAGTACCGCTCCGAGCTGCAGCGGCTGATCGTCATCCAGGGCGACACCGAGCCGGCGTCGGTCGAGCAGCAGCGCAACCTCGGCGCCACCGCCCCCTCCCTGTACGACCTGCGCAACCTCTTCCAGGTCAATGTGGAGGAGGGCCGGCACCTGTGGGCGATGGTCTACCTGCTGCACGCGTACTTCGGCCGGGAGGGCCGCGAGGAGGCCGAGGAGCTGCTGCACCGCAACTCCGGCAGCGAGGACGCGCCCCGCATCCTCGGCGCCTTCAACGAGGAGACGCCGGACTGGCTGTCGTTCTTCATGTTCACCTACTTCACCGACCGGGACGGCAAATATCAGCTCGGGACGCTGAAGGAGTCGGCCTTCGACCCGCTGTCGCGGACCTGTGAGTTCATGCTCAAGGAGGAGGCCCACCACATGATGGTCGGCACCACCGGGGTGGACCGGATCGTGGAGCGCACGGCCCAGGTGATGGTCGAGCAGGACACCGAGGACGTCGGCGGGGCCGGGGTGATCCCGCTGGACGTGATCCAGAAGTACCTGAACTTCCACTACTCGGTCTCGCTCGACCTCTTCGGCGGCGACACCTCGACCAACGTGGCGAACTACTACACCGCCGGGCTCAAGGGCCGCTGGATGGAGGACCGCCGCAAGGACGACCACAAGCTGGGCGACGACGCGATGACCGTCGACGCCCTGGTCGAGGGTGCTATCGGGCAGACCGAGGTGTCCGCGCTGGTCGGCCTCAACACCGACCTGCGGCGCGAGTACATCGCGGACTGCCAGGGCGGGGTCAAGCGGTGGAACCGGATCCTGGAGCAGGCCGGGCTGAAGCAGCGGCTGGCGCTGCCGGACGTCGCGTTCAACCGCAAGGTCGGCGCGTTCGCCGGGATCGAGGCGACCCCGGACGGCCGGATCCTGTCGGCCGACGAGTGGGCCCGCGAGCAGGGCCGCTTCCTGCCGACCGAGGTCGACAAGACGCACGTCCGCTCGCTCATGCACCCGGTGTACGAGCGCGGCCGGATCGCCTCCTGGATCGCGCCGCCGCGCAACGGGATCAACGGCCAGCCGTTCGACTACGACTACGTCCACCTGGTGTGA